Proteins co-encoded in one Setaria viridis chromosome 9, Setaria_viridis_v4.0, whole genome shotgun sequence genomic window:
- the LOC117839887 gene encoding nascent polypeptide-associated complex subunit alpha-like protein 1: protein MTEQTAEELAAQIEQQKLEEQKNEAEEVVVEDEDDDDEDDDDDDKDDDEGQEGDASGKSKQSRSEKKSRKAMLKLGMKPITGVSRVTVKKSKNILFVISKPDVFKSPNSDTYVIFGEAKIEDLSSQLQTQAAEQFKAPDLSQMISKPETSGLGQEDNEEEVDDTGVEPKDIELVMTQASVSRPKAVKALKAAEGDIVTAIMELTN from the exons ATGACGGAGCAGaccgccgaggagctcgccgcCCAGATCGAGCAGCAGAAGCTCGAGGAGCAGAAGAACGAG GCAGAGGAGGTTGTGGTTGAGgacgaggatgatgatgacgaggacgacgacgatgatgacaaggatgatgatgagg GGCAAGAAGGTGATGCCAGTGGCAAATCAAAGCAAAGCAGGAGCGAGAAGAAGAGCCGCAAGGCCATGCTGAAGCTTGGCATGAAGCCCATTACTGGTGTCAGCCGTGTCACCGTGAAGAAAAGCAAGAAC ATACTGTTTGTCATCTCCAAGCCAGATGTGTTCAAGAGCCCGAACTCCGATACCTATGTCATCTTCGGTGAGGCCAAGATCGAGGACCTCAGCTCCCAGCTGCAGACCCAGGCTGCTGAACAGTTCAAGGCTCCTGACTTGAGCCAGATGATCTCCAAGCCTGAAACATCTGGCCTTGGCCAGGAGGACAACGAGGAGGAGGTCGACGACACTGGTGTCGAGCCCAAGGACATTGAGCTGGTGATGACCCAGGCATCCGTCTCAAGGCCCAAGGCTGTCAAGGCTCTCAAGGCAGCCGAGGGCGACATTGTCACTGCCATTATGGAGCTGACAAATTAG